A genomic window from Silvibacterium dinghuense includes:
- a CDS encoding GTP-binding protein, with protein MAKEKFDRSKPHVNVGTIGHIDHGKTTLTAAITKVLSKHNPNIKF; from the coding sequence ATGGCGAAGGAGAAATTTGACCGGTCGAAGCCGCACGTGAATGTGGGAACGATTGGGCACATTGACCACGGCAAGACGACGCTGACAGCGGCGATCACGAAGGTGCTGTCGAAGCACAACCCGAACATCAAGTTCC